TCTTTGTTGATTACCATGGTACTCATGGGCTTTTTTGTTATTTCAGGCGGGATTTCCGGCGCCGGCATGGTGGGGAAAATCAAATTTTTCCTGCTGTACGCGATCATGATCCTATGCACCGTGATTGCACTGATCAAAGGGCAGGGTCTCATCAACATTCTATCTCAACTGCCCAAAGATACGGATTTTTTAAACTTTTTTTCCAATGGTTTCGGCCCAACGGCCATTGATATTGTTTCCATGGTCACCGGCGTATTATCCACCCAGATTTACCTGCAGGCCATCTTTTCGGCTAAAACAATCAAAGAGGCCAGAAACGGTGCATTTCTTACCGCTATTGTCATACCTCCCATCGGCATCTTAGGTATTATTGTGGGGCTTTTTCTTCGTGCCAACTGCCCTGAACTTGAAGGCCAAAGCGCCCAGGCATTGCCCTTTTTCTTTCAATACACCCTGCCCCCGGCAATGGCTGCGTTCTGCTCTGCCGTGCTGCTGCTTGCCGTATTAGGCACCGGTGCAGGCCTTGTGCTTGGGGTGACGACCAACATTTATATGGATGGCATTCGGCACCTGTGCAAAAAAGAACCTGCCAACAGCCTGGCCATTGTCAGGTTATGCACACTTGTGGTCCTCATTTTATCTGGCGGCGTTGTAATGGCAGGGTTCAGCACAACAATTTTACACTGGAGCTATCTTTCCATGGGGTTCAGGGGGGCGGCAGTATTTGTCGGCTTATGTATTGTGGTGTTTACAAAAAGACAAAAATATTCTGCCATGGTACGAGGTGTTTTATACGTTCTGCCGATCTGCTACTTTATCCTGGCAATCTTTCTATAACAGCCAGGCCGGACCGGCAGACACAACAAACTATGATTTCAACCACGGAATACACGGAAATCACGGAATTTTATCTTCCGCGTATTCTGTGATTTCCGTGGTTAAACTTTTCAGTTGAAAATCAAAAACATCAATCTAAAATTCTATCTACGCCTTCCTTGGCACCAAGAGGGATGCCGATGGCGCCTTGGGGAACATCGTAATCCCTTGGGTTAATGCGTATCAGCGTTGCATTCGTGTTGTTGCCGGCGCGCTGGGATGTCATCCGCACGGTAGGCACGGCAAGACCTGCTCCCATTTCAATAATGGCTAATTTTGCATTGGCATTATTGACCCTTTGCAGCCAAGATTGCAATCGCTGTCCCTGTTCACCAGTGCGGTTTGATATCCAGTTCCAGTCCCCAAACATTAAAATATTGGGCCGGGCCAGTTTTCCGCAGTTTCTGCATTTAGGCAGTTCACCGGTTGCCACAAACGCCTCGATATCCACATGGACTGTTTGTTCTCCAACCTCCCAGATGTCGGTAGAACAGGGCTCGGTGCATTGAAGATGGTGGATAGAACCATGGCATTCTTCAATCAACGCATCGTCAAAGCCGGCCATTTGGAACTGTCCGTCAACATTTGACGTGAATACAAAATATCCGTACGGCTTCTTTTTTCCCAACTCAAGCAACCGAAAAAAACCTTCGTGGGGGATGGTTTCAAGATAAAGGTTCAACCTGTGCCCATAAAACGCCCACGCGATTTCAGGTTGTTTGTGAAACCAGATAGGGTCTGCCATTTCACTAAAGGATTTGCCCAGTTTTGCTATGGGCGGATAAGCCTTCCAAAAGCCTGAATTGCCTCTGAAATCAGGCAGCCCCGAATCAACGCCCATACCGGCACCGGAAGTTATAAAAAGTGCATCGGCATTTTTAACAACTTCAGCAGCGAGCTTGATATTTTCTTCTATGTTGTCCATATTAATCAATCCCCAGGTTTTCGTAAAAGTGACGGCGTTTCATCCGATGAAGCGCCTTGTCTTCTTTGACCAGGTAATAGTGTTTGTTATTTTGCTCATCAAAACACTCAAAAAGCCCGGTATACTCTTCCATATCGGTAACATCGCAGATCCTGGAAACATCATCGTTAAACTTTCGGCATACCGAAACCCAGTCTTCAACGTTTGCATCTTGTTTGATGGTGATTTCCTTTGAGGCCTCATTATATTCCGCCTGGATGGATTTCATGTCGATACCTCCAGATATTTAAATTTTAAAAGACTACCTCATAAAAACGATTTTAGCAGAACAGATCTTTTGGTGTAAAACTAAAAAACAGAAAATTCTTTTCATTTATACAATGAAATTGGTTTTATGGTGTTTTGGATAAATTCAATGACGTCCGGGTTGACATC
This window of the uncultured Desulfobacter sp. genome carries:
- a CDS encoding sodium:solute symporter family protein, translated to MRLLCQILHAVSLDLKDSVASRIIGLGQLTYAVVFVGAFVLFGALVLKNQRRMVSGSDFSVAGRSLSTTQVSWVIIGTLVGGVSTIGTVQSAYDHGINAWIFTLGSGISCFILGCFFAAALRREQVTTVSELLGKYFGVKFQYYCSMLNSCGMFIHIIAQYLAAMAILTSVFHFPLPISLLITMVLMGFFVISGGISGAGMVGKIKFFLLYAIMILCTVIALIKGQGLINILSQLPKDTDFLNFFSNGFGPTAIDIVSMVTGVLSTQIYLQAIFSAKTIKEARNGAFLTAIVIPPIGILGIIVGLFLRANCPELEGQSAQALPFFFQYTLPPAMAAFCSAVLLLAVLGTGAGLVLGVTTNIYMDGIRHLCKKEPANSLAIVRLCTLVVLILSGGVVMAGFSTTILHWSYLSMGFRGAAVFVGLCIVVFTKRQKYSAMVRGVLYVLPICYFILAIFL
- a CDS encoding Sir2 family NAD-dependent protein deacetylase: MDNIEENIKLAAEVVKNADALFITSGAGMGVDSGLPDFRGNSGFWKAYPPIAKLGKSFSEMADPIWFHKQPEIAWAFYGHRLNLYLETIPHEGFFRLLELGKKKPYGYFVFTSNVDGQFQMAGFDDALIEECHGSIHHLQCTEPCSTDIWEVGEQTVHVDIEAFVATGELPKCRNCGKLARPNILMFGDWNWISNRTGEQGQRLQSWLQRVNNANAKLAIIEMGAGLAVPTVRMTSQRAGNNTNATLIRINPRDYDVPQGAIGIPLGAKEGVDRILD